The following proteins are encoded in a genomic region of Deinococcus carri:
- the gcvH gene encoding glycine cleavage system protein GcvH: protein MQTPNELKYAASHEWLASDGTVGISDFAQDQLGDVVYVELPEVGRVVTAGESIAVVESVKTASDIYAPASGTIVAVNEQLSGNPELVNSGPYGDGWLFKLDVTEEGGDLMDAEAYTAANG, encoded by the coding sequence ATGCAGACCCCCAACGAACTGAAATACGCCGCCTCCCACGAATGGCTCGCTTCCGACGGCACGGTCGGCATCAGCGATTTCGCGCAGGACCAGCTCGGCGACGTGGTGTATGTCGAACTGCCCGAGGTGGGCCGCGTCGTCACGGCGGGCGAGTCCATCGCCGTCGTGGAGAGCGTGAAGACCGCCTCCGACATCTACGCCCCCGCCAGCGGCACCATCGTCGCTGTCAACGAGCAGCTTTCCGGCAACCCCGAACTGGTCAACAGCGGCCCCTACGGTGACGGCTGGCTTTTCAAGCTGGACGTGACCGAGGAAGGCGGCGACCTGATGGACGCCGAAGCGTACACCGCCGCGAACGGCTGA